In the Desulfobacteraceae bacterium genome, GATCATCGGGGTCCCCCCCGAAACGACGGTCAGTGAGACCCTTCGACGCATGGCCGAACACAAGGTGGGGGCCATCGTGGTCCTTGACGGCGAGGCCCCCATCGGCATCTGGACCTCCCGGGACCTGATGCGCAACATCCTGTTGCCGGACTTCGACCCCCAAAGCGACCCGATCGCCAAGTACATGCAGACCCATCTCAAAACGGCCCTTCACACGGCAACGGCCTACGAGATGATGGACAAGTTCCTCGGCCTGCGGGTCAACCACCTCCTGATCGAAGAGGACGGGCACTTCATCGGTCTGCTCTCTTCAGGGGACGTGATGAAGGCCGCGATCCAGGAAAAAACCGAGGAGCTCAAGTCCCTCCAATCCATGGTGAGCTGGGAGTACTACGAGGAGTGGCGCTGGAAGCCGCCGAAATAAGGCGGAAGATGCCACCCCGCGGGGTTCTCCGGGCGGATGGCGGCGGCGAACAAGGAAATTGCAATCGAAACTGAAATTTGGTAGCTTGCCCCCGTTTGGC is a window encoding:
- a CDS encoding CBS domain-containing protein, with protein sequence MTTAQKILSEKGGGIIGVPPETTVSETLRRMAEHKVGAIVVLDGEAPIGIWTSRDLMRNILLPDFDPQSDPIAKYMQTHLKTALHTATAYEMMDKFLGLRVNHLLIEEDGHFIGLLSSGDVMKAAIQEKTEELKSLQSMVSWEYYEEWRWKPPK